From Parasteatoda tepidariorum isolate YZ-2023 chromosome 1, CAS_Ptep_4.0, whole genome shotgun sequence, one genomic window encodes:
- the LOC107455796 gene encoding transmembrane protein 186, whose amino-acid sequence MNMSNRILGNIKKINVSYLKNTEFLYKRRTECLRYLCSKNLELSKHQSSNEVPWTPVYRYRFIITAGILNRFKLYQTVVSAVFIPISSILYHYGAVEFSVVKVFIGCGVLAGLTLYPITWFFRKLIGIIFVSEDNRIVKVSHLSFWGKRINIVVPTENIIPLTDCEYNPKDIYVRFQRYDVKDVLFFTLKYGEVLNKEKFQHVFGDLKLLGYSDNKT is encoded by the exons ATGAACATGTCTAATCGT attCTGGGtaacattaagaaaataaatgtttcctaTTTGAaaaacacagaatttttatacaaaagaaGAACAGAATGTCTTCGTTATTTATGTTCTAAGAATTTAGAGCTGTCAAAACATCAGTCATCAAATGAAGTTCCATGGACACCAGTTTACCGTTACAGATTCATCATTACTGCTGGAATTCTGAATCGTTTTAAACTTTACCAAACAGTAGTTTCAGCTGTATTCATACCTATTTCTTCAATACTCTATCATTATGGTGCTGTTGAGTTTTCtgttgtaaaagtttttataggATGTGGAGTATTGGCAGGCTTGACTTTATATCCAATAACATggttttttagaaaactaattggaattatttttgtgtctgaGGACAATAGAATTGTTAAAGTAtctcatttatcattttggGGTAAAAGAATAAACATTGTTGTTCCTACTGAAAATATTATACCTTTAACAGATTGTGAATATAATCCAAAAGATATATATGTCCGATTCCAAAGATATGATGTAAAGGATgtgctttttttcactttaaaatatggaGAGGttttaaacaaggaaaaatttcaacatgtatttggtgatttaaaattattaggttATTCTgacaataaaacataa
- the LOC107455778 gene encoding general transcription factor II-I repeat domain-containing protein 2A, producing MCSLHSTTKGRDIFEEVMKAVNSVGGFEKCSVLATDGAKAMVGPKIGLIGCWRENGMKCPALHCIIHQHDLCGKSVKQTETPQKVVKVNNMIRGDNRALMHRQFRHFLMESEADYGDQLMYNQVRWLSAGNCLTRFFELRKEIPLFLHQFSPSENLEQELLSMDFSCHLAFLIDITGHLNDVNLKLQGRGQLVSDLMAHINGFRNKLKIFHATFGKNNLSHFASCSRLASECEELLDFSEFCPELQTIIDEFNTRFSDFESIKNDVALFSNPVTASIEEQPANLQTELCDLQADPFFQTRTKRGPEFFKLLPTERDLGLKITSMFGSTYLCENAFSAMKFIKNRYRSSLSDSSLLDSLRLAMTNINVDIPALVKKADQPQFSH from the coding sequence ATGTGTTCTCTTCACTCCACAACAAAGGGTAGGGACATATTTGAAGAAGTGATGAAAGCAGTAAACAGTGTCGGAGGTTTTGAAAAGTGTTCCGTCCTAGCTACAGACGGTGCAAAGGCAATGGTAGGACCAAAGATAGGATTGATTGGATGTTGGAGAGAAAATGGAATGAAATGCCCTGCACTTCATTGCATCATTCACCAGCATGATTTATGCGGGAAATCGGTGAAGCAAACTGAAACCCCCCAAAAAGTTGTGAAAGTCAACAACATGATCAGAGGCGACAACAGGGCTCTTATGCATCGGCAGTTCCgtcactttttgatggaaagtGAAGCAGATTACGGCGACCAGCTTATGTACAATCAAGTTAGGTGGCTTAGTGCCGGAAACTGCCTCACAAGATTTTTCGAGTTGAGAAAAGAAATCCCTCTTTTCCTTCACCAGTTTTCTCCATCAGAAAACCTTGAACAAGAACTTTTAAGCATGGATTTTTCATGTCACTTGGCATTTCTAATTGATATTACTGGCCACCTCAACGATGTGAACTTAAAACTACAAGGAAGAGGCCAACTGGTGTCTGACCTAATGGCACACATCAATGGGTTTAGAAACAAGCTGAAAATTTTCCATGCaacttttggaaaaaataacttatctcACTTCGCCAGCTGCAGTCGTTTAGCGTCAGAGTGTGAGGAACTGCTAGATTTCTCTGAATTTTGCCCTGAGTTGCAGACAATTATTGATGAATTCAACACAAGATTTTCAGATTTTGAGAGCATCAAGAATGACGTGGCTCTGTTTAGTAATCCAGTCACAGCAAGCATTGAAGAACAACCGGCCAACCTACAAACAGAGCTCTGCGATCTCCAGGCTGACCCGTTCTTTCAAACAAGAACCAAAAGGGGGCCCGAGTTCTTCAAGTTGCTTCCAACTGAACGTGACTTAGGACTGAAAATAACTTCCATGTTTGGGAGCACATATTTATGCGAAAATGCTTTTTCGGCAATGAAGTTTATCAAGAATCGTTACAGGAGCTCTCTCTCCGACAGTTCATTGTTAGACTCTCTTCGGCTGGCAATGACAAACATCAATGTTGACATTCCTGCCCTTGTAAAGAAGGCTGATCAGCCTCagttttctcattaa